From Ancylobacter pratisalsi, one genomic window encodes:
- the trbK-alt gene encoding putative entry exclusion protein TrbK-alt: MDGAMLARLGAVIFAAIAATAAVLEMSREEKVLEPSPIRTVEAERDPLRDAQRRCQQLGEAAAQDAACLNVWAQTRDRFFGRPAPNEGR, translated from the coding sequence ATGGACGGAGCCATGCTGGCACGGCTGGGCGCGGTGATCTTTGCGGCCATCGCCGCCACGGCGGCGGTGCTGGAGATGAGCCGGGAGGAGAAGGTGCTGGAGCCCTCACCCATTCGGACGGTCGAGGCCGAGCGCGACCCTCTGCGCGACGCGCAGCGGCGGTGCCAGCAGCTCGGAGAGGCGGCCGCGCAGGACGCCGCGTGCCTGAATGTCTGGGCGCAGACGCGGGACCGGTTCTTCGGGCGTCCCGCGCCGAATGAAGGGCGCTAA
- the trbE gene encoding conjugal transfer protein TrbE, protein MMNLAEYRSRNRRLADFLPWAALVAPGIVLNKDGSFQRTARFRGPDLDSAVPAELVAVAGRLNNAFRRLGSGWAIFVEAQRLAASTYPASTFPDAASALVDAERRADFEQAASHFESSYFLTFTYLPPAEDAARTEGWLYEGRDKAGLDPHETLRGFADRTDRLLNLIDAFMPECRWLDDGETLTYLHSCVSTHRHHVRLPETPIYLDALLTDQPLTGGLEPRLGDQHLRVLTITGFPTETTPGLLDELNRLALPYRWSTRAILLDKTDAVRLLTKIRRQWFAKRKSIAAILKEVMTNEASVLVDNDAANKAEDADLALQELGADHAGIAYVTATVTVWDADPRIADEKLRRVEKVIQGRDFTAMTETINAVDAWLGSLPGHVYANVRQPPISTLNLAHIIPLSAVWAGESRDAHFDAPPLLVGKTEGSTPFRFCLHVGDVGHTLVVGPTGAGKSVLLALMALQFRRYPRAQVFAFDFGGSIRAAALAMGGDWHDLGGGLSEGSAETVVLQPLAPIDEAAERAWTAEWLTAILTREGISIMPQVKEHIWTALTSLASAPVEERTLTGLCVLLQSNDLKQALRPYCLGGAWGRLLDAESEHLGSATVQAFETEGLIGTEAAPAVLAYLFHRIEDRLDGSPTLIIIDEGWLALDDEGFAGQLREWLKTLRKKNASVIFATQSLSDIDGSAIAPAIIESCPTRLLLPNERAIEPQITAIYRRFGLNNRQIEILARAMPKRDYYCQSRRGNRLFELGLSDVALALCSASSKTDQQAIGKIFADHGRHGFLDAWLRHRGLGWAADLIPNLTNLEAQP, encoded by the coding sequence ATGATGAACCTCGCCGAGTATCGTAGCCGTAACCGCCGCCTTGCCGATTTCCTGCCCTGGGCGGCACTGGTCGCGCCGGGCATCGTGCTGAACAAGGACGGCTCGTTTCAGCGCACGGCACGTTTTCGTGGGCCGGACCTCGACAGCGCCGTGCCCGCTGAGCTCGTCGCGGTTGCCGGGCGGCTGAACAACGCCTTCCGCCGCCTCGGCTCGGGATGGGCGATCTTTGTGGAGGCGCAGCGCCTTGCCGCGTCAACCTATCCGGCAAGCACCTTCCCCGATGCCGCTTCCGCTTTGGTTGATGCCGAACGGAGGGCCGATTTCGAACAGGCCGCCAGCCATTTCGAGTCGAGCTACTTCCTGACCTTCACTTATCTGCCGCCCGCCGAGGACGCGGCGCGAACGGAAGGCTGGCTTTATGAAGGACGGGACAAGGCGGGTCTCGATCCTCATGAGACGTTGCGAGGCTTTGCCGATCGAACCGATCGGCTCCTCAACCTCATCGACGCCTTCATGCCGGAATGCCGCTGGCTCGATGATGGCGAGACGCTGACATACCTGCATAGCTGTGTTTCGACGCACCGGCATCATGTTCGTCTGCCGGAAACGCCGATCTATCTTGATGCTCTGCTGACAGATCAGCCGCTCACCGGCGGGCTGGAGCCGCGCCTCGGCGATCAGCATCTGCGGGTCCTGACCATCACCGGCTTTCCCACGGAGACGACGCCGGGCCTGCTCGATGAGCTCAACCGCCTGGCCTTGCCCTATCGCTGGTCCACCCGGGCGATCCTGCTCGACAAGACAGACGCGGTCCGGCTGCTCACCAAGATCCGCCGCCAGTGGTTCGCCAAGCGCAAATCCATCGCCGCCATCCTGAAGGAGGTGATGACCAACGAGGCCTCCGTCCTCGTGGACAACGATGCCGCGAACAAGGCTGAAGATGCCGACCTCGCGCTGCAGGAGCTCGGGGCGGATCATGCCGGCATCGCCTATGTCACTGCGACGGTGACTGTGTGGGATGCCGATCCCCGCATCGCCGACGAGAAACTGCGGCGGGTCGAGAAGGTCATCCAGGGCCGCGATTTCACGGCGATGACCGAGACCATCAATGCCGTCGACGCCTGGCTCGGATCGTTGCCGGGCCATGTGTACGCCAATGTCCGTCAGCCGCCGATCTCGACGCTCAATCTCGCCCACATAATCCCGCTCTCGGCTGTATGGGCCGGCGAGAGCCGCGACGCGCATTTCGACGCGCCGCCGCTGCTGGTCGGCAAGACCGAAGGCTCCACCCCCTTTCGGTTCTGCCTCCATGTGGGCGATGTCGGCCACACCCTCGTGGTGGGCCCCACCGGCGCAGGCAAGTCAGTGCTGCTGGCGCTGATGGCGCTGCAGTTCCGGCGCTACCCGAGAGCCCAGGTCTTCGCCTTCGACTTTGGCGGCTCGATCCGAGCTGCGGCTCTCGCAATGGGCGGCGACTGGCACGATCTTGGCGGCGGCCTCAGCGAGGGGAGCGCGGAGACTGTGGTGCTTCAGCCGCTTGCCCCCATCGATGAAGCCGCCGAGCGCGCATGGACCGCCGAATGGCTCACTGCCATCCTCACCCGCGAAGGCATTTCCATCATGCCCCAGGTGAAGGAGCACATCTGGACGGCGCTGACGTCGCTCGCCTCGGCGCCGGTCGAGGAACGCACCCTCACCGGCCTCTGCGTCCTGCTTCAGTCCAACGACCTGAAGCAGGCATTGCGTCCCTATTGCCTCGGCGGCGCATGGGGCCGGTTGCTGGATGCCGAGAGCGAGCATCTGGGTTCGGCCACCGTCCAGGCTTTCGAGACCGAGGGGTTAATCGGGACGGAGGCCGCGCCCGCCGTGCTGGCCTATCTGTTCCACCGGATCGAGGACCGACTCGATGGATCACCGACCCTCATCATCATCGATGAAGGCTGGCTGGCGCTGGACGACGAGGGCTTCGCCGGCCAGCTCCGGGAATGGCTGAAGACCCTGCGCAAGAAGAACGCCAGCGTCATCTTCGCCACACAGTCGCTCTCCGACATCGATGGCTCGGCGATCGCGCCCGCAATCATCGAGAGCTGCCCAACCCGGCTCCTGCTTCCCAATGAGCGGGCCATCGAGCCGCAGATCACCGCGATCTATCGCCGGTTCGGCCTCAACAACCGCCAGATCGAGATCCTCGCGCGGGCCATGCCGAAGCGCGACTATTACTGCCAGTCGCGGCGCGGCAACCGGCTGTTCGAGCTTGGTCTGTCGGACGTGGCGCTGGCGCTGTGCTCCGCGTCCTCCAAGACCGACCAGCAGGCCATCGGCAAGATCTTTGCCGATCATGGCCGCCACGGCTTCCTGGACGCCTGGCTGCGTCATCGTGGTCTCGGCTGGGCCGCCGACCTCATTCCCAACCTTACCAATTTGGAGGCGCAGCCATGA
- a CDS encoding VirB3 family type IV secretion system protein encodes MAETVEVPGFSVPVHRALTEPILLGGAPRAIAIVNGTLAGAVGLGLRLWLVGLAIGMIGHVAAVWAAKRDPLFVEVVRRHLRIPAHLSV; translated from the coding sequence ATGGCCGAGACAGTTGAGGTCCCCGGGTTCAGCGTGCCGGTCCACCGGGCGCTGACCGAGCCGATTTTGCTCGGCGGCGCGCCACGTGCCATCGCCATCGTCAACGGCACGCTCGCCGGGGCCGTGGGTCTCGGCCTGCGTCTGTGGTTGGTCGGCCTGGCCATCGGGATGATTGGCCATGTCGCAGCGGTGTGGGCGGCGAAGCGCGATCCGCTTTTCGTCGAGGTGGTGCGCCGGCATCTGCGCATCCCCGCGCACCTCTCGGTCTGA
- the trbJ gene encoding P-type conjugative transfer protein TrbJ has protein sequence MTLSRPRALTVAVALLSVPLSLSPALCPPAQAVTVYDPWNYAQNMMSAARALEQINNQITSLQNEAQMLINQARNLASLPYSSLQQIQQSVQRTQQLLGQAQSIAFDVGQIDQAFQQRYGTIPLSTSDADLVSGARSRWQTTVGGLQDALRVQAGVVGNVDANKAEMATLVGQSQGATGALQATQAGNQLLALQSQQLSDLIAVMSANGRAAVLSEAERATAAEQGREQRRRFLTPGAGYQAGTARMFSN, from the coding sequence ATGACGCTGTCCCGTCCACGCGCGCTCACCGTCGCCGTCGCGCTGCTATCCGTGCCGCTCAGCCTGTCACCCGCGCTGTGCCCCCCTGCGCAGGCCGTCACGGTCTATGACCCGTGGAACTACGCCCAGAACATGATGTCGGCCGCCCGCGCGCTGGAGCAGATCAACAACCAGATCACCTCGCTGCAGAACGAAGCGCAGATGCTGATCAACCAGGCCCGCAATCTCGCCAGCCTGCCGTACTCCTCGCTGCAGCAGATCCAGCAATCGGTGCAGCGCACCCAGCAGCTTCTGGGACAGGCGCAGAGCATCGCCTTCGATGTCGGCCAGATCGACCAGGCCTTCCAGCAGCGCTATGGCACTATCCCGCTCTCGACCTCAGATGCCGATCTCGTCTCTGGTGCGCGCTCGCGCTGGCAGACCACGGTCGGGGGGCTGCAGGATGCGCTGCGGGTGCAGGCCGGCGTCGTCGGCAATGTCGATGCCAACAAGGCCGAGATGGCGACGCTTGTCGGCCAGAGCCAGGGCGCCACGGGCGCCCTTCAGGCCACGCAGGCCGGCAACCAATTGCTCGCCCTGCAATCGCAGCAGCTCTCCGACCTGATCGCGGTGATGTCCGCCAATGGGCGCGCCGCGGTGCTATCCGAAGCGGAACGCGCGACCGCCGCCGAGCAGGGCCGCGAGCAGCGCCGGCGCTTTCTCACTCCGGGCGCCGGCTATCAAGCCGGCACTGCCCGCATGTTCAGCAACTGA
- the trbB gene encoding P-type conjugative transfer ATPase TrbB, with product MAAAHHQGFARGARMLRTALGPAIARHLEDPAVVEVMLNPDGRLWIDRLSEGLSDTGGRLSPADGERIVRLVAHHVGAEVHAGAPRVSAELPETGERFEGLLPPVVATPTFAIRKPAVAVFTLEDYVRAGIMSAWHADALRQSVASRANILVAGGTSTGKTTLTNALLAEVAKTSDRVVLIEDTRELQCEAPNLVALRTKDGVASLSELVRSALRLRPDRIPIGEVRGAEALDLLKAWGTGHPGGIGTIHAGSAIGALRRMEQLVQEAVVTVPRPLIAETINLVAVLSGRGAARRLTELARVEGLGPDGDYRITPVLTGDPT from the coding sequence ATGGCGGCAGCACATCATCAGGGTTTTGCCCGCGGCGCGCGGATGCTGCGCACGGCGCTGGGTCCGGCGATCGCTCGGCATCTGGAAGACCCGGCCGTCGTCGAGGTGATGCTGAACCCGGACGGGCGGCTGTGGATCGACCGGCTCTCGGAGGGACTGTCTGACACGGGTGGGCGGCTCTCGCCCGCTGACGGCGAGCGCATCGTCCGCCTCGTGGCCCACCATGTCGGCGCCGAGGTTCATGCGGGAGCTCCGCGCGTTTCAGCTGAGCTGCCCGAGACGGGAGAACGGTTCGAGGGCCTGCTGCCGCCGGTGGTCGCGACACCGACATTTGCCATCCGTAAGCCCGCCGTCGCGGTCTTCACGCTCGAAGACTATGTCCGCGCTGGGATCATGTCGGCGTGGCACGCCGACGCTTTGCGCCAGAGTGTTGCCTCTCGCGCCAACATTCTCGTCGCGGGCGGCACCTCGACGGGCAAGACCACGCTGACCAATGCGCTGCTCGCCGAGGTCGCGAAGACCTCCGATCGCGTCGTCCTCATCGAGGATACGCGCGAGCTGCAATGCGAGGCGCCGAACCTCGTCGCCCTGCGCACCAAGGACGGCGTCGCCTCGCTGTCCGAGCTCGTCCGGTCAGCGCTGCGCCTGCGGCCCGACCGTATTCCCATCGGCGAGGTGCGCGGCGCAGAGGCGCTCGACCTGCTCAAGGCCTGGGGCACCGGCCATCCCGGCGGCATCGGCACCATCCATGCCGGCAGCGCTATCGGCGCGCTGCGCCGGATGGAGCAACTCGTCCAGGAAGCCGTCGTCACTGTCCCGCGCCCGCTGATCGCCGAGACCATCAATCTCGTGGCCGTGCTCTCGGGGCGCGGCGCCGCGCGCCGGCTCACCGAACTCGCGCGTGTCGAGGGCCTCGGCCCCGATGGCGACTACCGCATCACCCCCGTCCTTACCGGAGATCCCACATGA
- a CDS encoding TrbC/VirB2 family protein codes for MIRSLQRAGSAARLAVSVACINLMATASAHASGSSMPWEAPLQSILQSIEGPVAKIIAVIVIISTGLALAFGDTSGGFRRLIQIVFGLSIAFAASSFFLSFFSFGGGALV; via the coding sequence ATGATCCGATCGCTCCAACGCGCCGGCAGCGCAGCCCGGCTGGCCGTGTCTGTCGCCTGCATCAATCTGATGGCCACGGCCAGCGCTCATGCCTCTGGCTCCTCCATGCCGTGGGAGGCGCCGCTGCAATCCATTCTCCAATCGATCGAAGGCCCCGTCGCCAAGATCATTGCCGTCATCGTCATCATCTCGACCGGGCTGGCGTTGGCCTTCGGCGACACGTCGGGAGGCTTCCGCCGGCTGATCCAAATCGTGTTCGGCCTGTCGATCGCCTTCGCCGCCTCGAGCTTCTTCCTGTCGTTCTTCTCCTTCGGCGGCGGAGCGCTCGTCTGA